The Streptomyces sp. NBC_01255 genome window below encodes:
- a CDS encoding DUF4184 family protein: protein MPFTLSHAAAVLPGLRRDGTARGPLVASALVAGSFAPDMTYFAATAVPGAMAFGDVTHSPVGIVTADVLITATLVALWLTVREPLVALLPARWRGRVYGLVRGRPWRDRHTAVLAGWFFLSAVVGSTTHVVWDSFTHIDRWGTRAIPFLGELVAGFPVYLYAQYGGSALALGLLCWFTFRALRSTAPDTELPARIPVPGRRGRLVAVGLIGGCVLAGVAHRVLRWAAYWGWNRIETPLDVIPTACFGAGAGLAVGLVLYGTGARLLGTSPTPAAGAPATSHPAPEGEAPVRRAERSRPGSR, encoded by the coding sequence TTGCCGTTCACGCTCAGCCATGCCGCCGCCGTCCTGCCCGGGCTGCGCCGTGACGGGACCGCGCGCGGACCGCTGGTCGCCTCCGCTCTCGTCGCGGGTTCCTTCGCGCCCGACATGACCTACTTCGCGGCCACGGCGGTGCCCGGGGCGATGGCCTTCGGCGACGTCACCCACTCCCCCGTCGGGATCGTCACGGCCGACGTGCTGATCACCGCGACCCTTGTGGCCCTGTGGCTGACCGTGCGCGAGCCGCTCGTCGCGCTGCTGCCCGCCCGGTGGCGCGGGCGGGTGTACGGGCTCGTACGGGGACGTCCCTGGCGGGACCGGCACACGGCGGTGCTCGCCGGCTGGTTCTTCCTCTCCGCGGTGGTCGGTTCGACGACCCACGTGGTGTGGGACTCCTTCACCCACATCGACCGTTGGGGCACGCGGGCGATCCCCTTCCTCGGCGAGCTCGTGGCCGGGTTCCCCGTCTACCTCTACGCGCAGTACGGGGGTTCCGCGCTGGCCCTGGGGCTCCTCTGCTGGTTCACGTTCCGGGCGCTGCGCTCCACCGCGCCGGACACCGAGCTGCCCGCCCGGATCCCGGTCCCGGGCCGGCGGGGGCGGCTCGTCGCGGTCGGCCTCATCGGCGGCTGCGTCCTCGCCGGGGTGGCCCACCGGGTGCTGCGCTGGGCCGCGTACTGGGGCTGGAACCGGATCGAGACGCCCCTGGACGTCATTCCGACGGCATGCTTCGGAGCCGGCGCGGGGCTCGCCGTCGGGCTCGTGCTGTACGGGACGGGGGCACGGCTCCTGGGTACGTCCCCCACTCCTGCGGCCGGTGCCCCGGCCACGTCCCACCCGGCGCCGGAGGGCGAGGCCCCGGTTCGCCGCGCGGAGCGCTCCCGTCCGGGGTCTCGCTGA